A portion of the Manduca sexta isolate Smith_Timp_Sample1 chromosome 20, JHU_Msex_v1.0, whole genome shotgun sequence genome contains these proteins:
- the LOC115456430 gene encoding trypsin beta-like — protein MEKLIILFAAAVCVSGAFVPVTQMQGRIANGQLAAASQFNYSISLQLISEVGNYSTGHSCGGVLVTLSHALTAASCTFNRSSGELIPFDASEFRVFAGGVNLTNQYPDLFRDVANYTVHPQFVPPPASINDIAVLTLVAPFLATLVTPLALPSSNFAPADMSPCILAGWGSSTHNETGLRFTNKYIYNQALCTSVFASLPSTSNIFNTMVCAASLDIVSAGCPDDTGSALVCDNQLTGILFHTNNCNGTSFPELYTRVSNYTSWVRSVTGGASSFKPALNILAMLTAFQIIFMKIIS, from the exons ATGGAAAAATTAATTATCCTCTTCGCCGCGGCTGTTTGcg TTTCGGGTGCATTCGTGCCCGTTACGCAAATGCAGGGAAGAATTGCTAACGGACAACTCGCTGCCGCGTCACAATTTAACTACTCG ATTTCTCTACAATTAATATCCGAAGTGGGTAACTACAGCACAGGTCACAGTTGTGGTGGAGTTCTTGTGACGCTCTCCCATGCTTTGACTGCCGCGTCCTGCACTTTTAATCGCTCGTCCGG GGAGCTGATCCCGTTCGACGCCAGCGAGTTCAGAGTTTTCGCCGGCGGTGTTAATCTGACTAATCAGTATCCCGACCTTTTCCGAGACGTAGCCAACTACACTGTACATCCACAATTCGTGCCACCACCAGCGAGCATCAACGACATTGCAGTCCTCACT CTTGTCGCGCCGTTCTTGGCGACGCTAGTGACCCCACTAGCCTTACCTTCTTCCAACTTTGCACCTGCCGATATGTCACCCTGCATTCTTGCTGGATGGGGAAGCTCAACTCACAATGAG ACTGGTTTGAGGTTCACCAACAAGTACATCTACAATCAAGCTCTTTGTACTAGTGTCTTCGCTTCCTTGCCCAGCACTAGTAACATATTCAATACCATGGTTTGTGCCGCATCCCTGGATATCGTCTCTGCGGGATGTCCG gATGACACTGGAAGCGCATTGGTTTGCGACAACCAGCTGACTGGCATCTTGTTCCACACAAACAATTGCAACGGAACTTCTTTTCCAGAACTATACACGAGAGTGTCTAACTACACCTCGTGGGTTCGTTCTGTGACTGGTGGTGCTTCTTCTTTCAAGCCTGCTCTTAACATCTTGGCTATGCTTACAGCTTTCCAAATTATATTCATGAAAATTATTTCCTAA